From a single Verrucomicrobiota bacterium JB022 genomic region:
- a CDS encoding exosortase/archaeosortase family protein: MVVLPPRQSWPLLLTGTGLALLWAHFITVFAAEWAIDEQYSYGFIVPLCTAYLLYLRWPERPSPDASRTGWLPFVLLSLALLFVPLAVIRGSNPEWRAALWLEGLLVYGLSLLVLWRQGGWPWLRHFGPALALMLVAIPWPRDWENTLVNGLMRGVAAVVVEIMNLMGHYAMQQGNLVFLRQGVIGVEEACSGVRSLQSTLMAAVFLGLLFRWRFKPFLGLVLLGGIVSLGLNILRTLTLTWLTVQDGPTGAKEWHDPLGQAVALLSFAVLFALTWLLHRWWRPQSRLHPPPAARSTPGALPLPASVGLGAVLLLAPLVSAAWYHTVDHRHEVEVAAQVVETVPFKQREIPERVQALLRFSEGAHYVWTDVDGTRYTLFFFYWGEGQTSSHAGVHRPEVCLPSAGYKMVAEEAPLAWEGGPLTLEFETFRFSFAQRPLFVFFSVWDEYPGHQVPIANDWRDRLANVWNRERVQGRYSVELIIEPGPQGDLARARQQAEGFLDRHLQLVSAAPSVAQP; this comes from the coding sequence ATGGTCGTCTTGCCCCCGCGTCAATCGTGGCCCCTGCTGCTCACCGGCACAGGCTTGGCGCTGCTGTGGGCGCACTTCATCACCGTCTTTGCCGCCGAGTGGGCCATCGACGAGCAATACAGCTACGGCTTTATCGTGCCGCTCTGTACGGCCTACCTGCTGTATCTGCGCTGGCCGGAAAGACCGTCGCCCGATGCCTCGCGGACGGGCTGGCTGCCGTTTGTGCTGCTGAGCCTGGCCCTGCTCTTTGTGCCGCTGGCAGTCATTCGTGGTTCCAACCCGGAGTGGCGGGCGGCGCTGTGGCTGGAGGGGCTGCTGGTCTACGGGCTCAGCCTGCTTGTGCTGTGGCGACAGGGGGGCTGGCCGTGGCTGCGCCATTTCGGCCCCGCCTTGGCGCTGATGCTGGTGGCGATCCCGTGGCCGCGGGACTGGGAAAATACGCTGGTCAACGGTCTGATGCGGGGCGTTGCGGCCGTGGTGGTCGAGATCATGAACCTGATGGGCCACTACGCGATGCAGCAGGGGAATCTCGTCTTCCTGCGGCAGGGTGTGATTGGCGTGGAAGAGGCCTGTAGCGGGGTGCGCTCGCTGCAATCGACCCTGATGGCGGCGGTGTTCCTCGGGTTGCTCTTTCGCTGGCGCTTCAAGCCCTTTCTCGGGCTCGTGCTGCTGGGCGGCATCGTGTCGCTGGGCCTCAACATCTTGCGTACGCTCACCTTGACCTGGCTGACGGTGCAGGATGGGCCGACGGGGGCCAAGGAGTGGCACGACCCGCTGGGGCAAGCGGTGGCGCTGCTGTCGTTTGCGGTGCTTTTCGCGCTCACCTGGCTGCTGCATCGCTGGTGGCGACCGCAGTCGCGCCTTCACCCGCCTCCCGCCGCACGTTCGACGCCCGGTGCCCTGCCCTTGCCCGCATCGGTGGGCCTTGGTGCGGTGTTGTTGCTGGCCCCGTTGGTCAGCGCGGCCTGGTATCACACCGTCGACCATCGCCACGAGGTGGAGGTGGCCGCGCAGGTGGTGGAAACGGTGCCGTTCAAGCAGCGGGAGATCCCGGAGCGCGTGCAGGCCCTGTTGCGCTTCAGCGAGGGCGCCCACTATGTGTGGACCGATGTCGACGGCACACGCTACACCCTCTTTTTCTTCTACTGGGGCGAGGGCCAAACCTCGTCACACGCGGGGGTGCACCGCCCGGAGGTGTGCCTGCCTTCCGCTGGCTACAAGATGGTGGCAGAGGAAGCCCCGTTGGCTTGGGAGGGCGGCCCGTTGACACTCGAGTTCGAGACGTTCCGGTTCAGCTTTGCCCAAAGGCCGCTGTTCGTCTTCTTCTCGGTCTGGGACGAGTATCCGGGCCATCAGGTGCCGATCGCCAACGACTGGCGCGACCGGTTGGCCAATGTCTGGAACCGGGAGCGCGTGCAGGGGCGCTACTCGGTCGAGCTGATCATTGAGCCCGGTCCGCAGGGCGATCTGGCGCGGGCGCGGCAACAGGCGGAGGGCTTTCTGGATCGCCACCTGCAACTGGTATCGGCTGCCCCCAGCGTTGCGCAGCCATAA
- a CDS encoding ABC transporter substrate-binding protein, translated as MKVQRSSTLIFFVLSLLACLGCGKPAPAEETATGLTPITLQTDWFAQAEHGGFYQALAKGYYEEAGLEVTILQGGPNSMSLNKVLTGKAQFAMNRADAIIEFGSQDLPLQPVMAHFQHDPQALMLHADDPAQSIRDLDGRSVMAIPGHTWIKFVEAQYGIDLKIVPHTFSLERFLSDPTFIQQCIVTNEPYFVRQAGQEVKTFPTATTGFDPYHVVYGQSDWIRQHPELVERFVEASIQGWRDYLEGDPGPAFDLILQRNAHMSRDLLVYGHDLILHDNLTKGQTERGETYGQIDAARLQQLADQLRRLGIVPEGTGVPGFDPELLPPAARK; from the coding sequence ATGAAGGTTCAACGGTCTAGCACGCTTATCTTTTTTGTCCTTTCCCTGCTCGCCTGCCTCGGTTGCGGCAAGCCCGCCCCTGCCGAGGAAACAGCGACCGGCCTGACGCCGATCACGCTGCAGACGGACTGGTTTGCCCAGGCCGAGCATGGTGGCTTTTATCAGGCGCTGGCCAAGGGCTACTACGAGGAGGCGGGGCTGGAGGTCACAATCCTGCAGGGTGGCCCCAACTCCATGAGCCTGAACAAGGTGCTGACCGGCAAGGCCCAGTTTGCGATGAACCGAGCGGATGCGATCATCGAATTCGGCTCGCAAGACCTGCCGCTGCAGCCGGTAATGGCCCACTTTCAGCACGATCCGCAGGCCTTGATGCTGCACGCAGACGACCCGGCGCAGTCGATTCGCGACCTCGACGGGCGTTCGGTCATGGCCATCCCGGGGCATACCTGGATCAAGTTTGTGGAGGCGCAATACGGGATCGACCTCAAGATCGTGCCTCACACCTTCAGCCTGGAGCGTTTTCTCTCCGACCCCACCTTCATCCAGCAGTGCATTGTGACCAACGAGCCGTATTTCGTGCGTCAGGCCGGGCAAGAGGTAAAAACCTTTCCCACAGCCACAACGGGCTTCGACCCCTACCACGTCGTCTATGGGCAGAGTGACTGGATCCGTCAGCATCCGGAGCTGGTGGAGCGATTTGTAGAGGCTTCGATCCAAGGCTGGCGCGACTATCTGGAGGGAGACCCCGGCCCGGCCTTTGACCTGATCCTGCAACGCAACGCCCACATGAGCCGCGATCTTCTGGTCTACGGGCACGATTTGATTCTGCACGACAACCTGACCAAGGGGCAAACGGAGCGGGGCGAAACGTATGGCCAGATCGACGCCGCTCGCCTGCAGCAACTGGCCGATCAGTTGCGCCGGCTGGGCATCGTGCCCGAGGGCACGGGTGTGCCGGGTTTCGATCCGGAGCTGTTACCCCCGGCGGCGCGTAAGTAA